The region tgaaaagttttaaaaacgtgattaaaatgagaaaatgtgtaatgttggtgaatttttatgactaaatccaattaaaaatttaatggaatttttttatattgagataatgaaaaaataaactacgttgtatagttttttttttaaaaaaagttttggATTAAGTGAATcagatttttattcttattttccTTCTATACTAAGATATGTGTTTCCTTGTAAACAAAATGTCTCATTCTTTAATAGGTAAGGAAATCGTTTTTGATGTTTAGAAAAGGAAATCCTATTCAAGGATTATTTTCCAATTAAAATTGTATCCGGacacaaatttatatttagttataTGTTCATGCTTTAAATCATTTCATATAAGGACAACATGAAAAAGTAATTAATGTATTGCAGATTGTGTTACCATATCAGCTACTCTGTTTAATTATGTAGTTGAGAGCCGTTCATGATAtctaataaaactataaaaaaaaaaaaaactacttcTTTTTATATTTACCATTAAGAATTATAGTGTGAAAACTTAAATTCTAAACTTTCATAAAGTCCCATAAAGTAAAATACCAATAGGAACACAATCTGCAATACATTAATTACttataattattgatttaatttttttataaataatatgtatattaaaaagcACAAGTATCAAaagattttttcaaattttttgtatAAAAAGCAGTACACATAAGGTGACACACTAAAAATTACGACTAAGAGAAAAGCTTCGACAATTAGGATTCTCAAAAAACCAAATccgaataaaaaaaatcactaagAGATATCATGTGAGAAAAATCCctattattgattttattttaaccatataattctaaaagattataataataatagcaTATCATGTGAGATACCAATACAAATACAAAAATGATATTGTTCTAAACTGTCACCAGTATTAGCCATGATTATTCTAATATGCATGGCACTCATTTGCATTATTCTTGCATCGATTGTTGCCCTAACCATTAGAATAGCTTACAATTGCATTTCTTGGGTTATTTTTGGGACCCATAATCTTGATCTTGAACAAGGTTATTTAAGAACATCAAATCAGCAAAGATGGCAACTCAATTTATGGtcagatgaaaatgaaaattttgaCAGTCTCCATCACTGGACTGTGGAGGAAAGCAGAAGAAAAGCAAATTGGCGACGACAACGACATTCTATTGAAGATTTGATGCCGAAAGTAAGATACGACGACGAtgaaatggaaatttataagtctAATGGTTGTGTTGTTTGCTTGAATGATTATATGGAGAATGAATCATGTAGAATTCTTCCTTTTTGTAAACATATGTTTCATTCACATTGTATTGATCACTGGTTTAACTGTAATCTAACTTGTCCGACTTGTCGTCAGTGTATTTTCGTTTGAAGATCACTACAAACGAAGTGATTTTTGGCAACGCCTTATTACACCGACaattaaaatcgttaaaaaaatatatcttttgtTATGGCTCTTTTATTATCGttagaaatataattatttcacAACTCATTAAGTtgcaacaatttaaatattttataatattttgccGGGACtgataaaattattctaaaaaaagaAGTTTTTCAACGATTTGATTTGTCgtttagaaatataaatatttcacaatgataaataatttagttaaaaaaggaaaaagaaattaaattccACATGAAAAAAATGTGAAGTTAACACGGTGCAATCTCATcataaagaaatatattttttacttcAACTTTGATATATTCCTTTAGAAAGTAAACAATAATAATTCgaacaatattaaaaattagaaattataaaaagcattaaaaaaataaaaatatattacatatcaaaataaaatatttctttttcCCTCTACAATTTTGACAACTTTGTCAAATAAACCTCTAAACAATAGACTGTATGATCTGTCAATTTTACAACTttgcaaaactaatccaaaccaAATTCAATTTATGAAATTTCTTGAACCATCAAGTAAAACCACGTGACCAATCTATATCGGACTAGATATATTTTGAATTCATAAAATTGACAAACCAAATTGTCCAAATTTTGTTATAGCAATATGTTTGATAAAATAGTAAAACTTATGAATAGAAAcattattttgtttcaaaataataattactgaTGTAATTGTAGAAACTTCTTTTTTGGACAGCCGTATGACACTGAAGCGTCCAATAATAGTTGTTGAAGACATTCAAGGAGCAAATTTACATGTAGcggtaaaattaaaggattgaATCATAGTTGTTACAAATAACCCATCAACATTTAAAGGAATTGTGGATATAAGTAtggaaaataaaactaatttcaaAACTTTTAAAGTTGTAGGTCAATCTGTCGAATTGAAAAAAGAATATGTAAAACTAGAAATTTAGGACTCCTAAAACCTTCCTTGACACTTTGAAAAACCAAAATGacacttttattatttttttatatcatatttattttaatccaaaaattaacctaaattaattaataaattaagatttAATTGAACCGAAAATCACCAGTTTTTGCgaatttttagtatttaataatattttttttcttgaccAACATAACTTAGCCTAACTATAAATACAATTGTGTCTCCTTTTCTAAGAGAGATTGATATAAACAAACACAAGCTAAATTACTGAGATTGGCAGCCCCTGATAAGCCCTATAAGTTGATCATTTCATTGATCAATATTCAATCTAATAGGAGACTGACAGCTATTGGAAGATTGAATAGTGAATTCTTCGTACGGCCTATTAGAAAATTTGCCAAGACAGAACAGTACTTTTGAAAACTCaatctattataaaattaaggcttaattacttaaaaaccacccagtttgaactttttttttcatttatatcctgacctaagaaaaaaaatcatttatatcctgatgtatgtatttatgtttcacctctacctcgaggcactaaattaacctcttttcatttagaaaaaagtttaaaatagttcttcatttttaatctaaactaattagaatttaattagaaatgaatttttctctaaatgaaggactattttaaatttttttctaaatgaaaagaggttaatttaatacttcagagtagaggtgaaacataaacacatacgtcagggtataaatgaattttttcctaggtcatggtataaacgaaaaaaaagttcaaggtgggtggtttttaagtaattaagcctaaaattaaTACTACCAGTCAActgaatttagcgacggattttggcgACGGATCATATAATATATGTCGCTAAAATTTACTTTGCAGACGAATTTTAGCAACAGATATAGTATTCGTTGCTAATCCAGCCAAATAATTTGGCGGGCTTAAACCCGCTTAATTTAGCGACCAAATCAAGTTGGCTAATTTAGCGATGGATACGAAATTCATCGCTAAATTTTGACGACAGATGTGAGAATTCGTCGCTAATGTTAGCGGCATGTATTTGTCACCAAATCACTCGATGAATGAAACATATTGTTTCATTAATCGAGTAGCGACGGATTTGTgattttaccgacggattaggATCCGCcgctaaaattaaaatcatatacTCGATCAGGGGCTCTGCTTCTTCCCCATTCTGCCaaaatttctctttttttctctccATTCCGCTGGCACCGTTTCCTCCATCAAATCTCATTCCTTCGTTTCCAACCTCCGCTGCTTTCTCCATCAAACTCCATTCCTCCATTTCCAGCCTCCACCGTTTCCGCCAATTTCTCCAGCCTCCGCGCCATTCTCTCCCCTGTCGGTTTCTCCAGTCGTCGTTCGCTTTCCCTGCCGGTTTCCAACCGCCGTTACCTCACCTCTCCAGCATCTGCCGGTTTCCGTCTCAGGCATGTATAATTTATTaacattattaaatttattaaattaattgttaattattattttattaaaataattaatgataggttaattaattaattaaagtttaattgcaccaaaaatcaccaactttcgtgtgtttttgttatttaacataatctcttttttttggcatatttaacattaactttcattttttggcatatttgtccaAGGTTACGTTTTCTTTGAAAACTTGTGCCGGTCTGGAtgcaaaacggcgtcgttttacatccaaaacggcgtcgttttacaTCCAGAACGGCGTCGTGGACAAATAtgtcaagaaaaaaagattatgttaaataccaaaaacacgcgaaagttggtgattttttgtgcaatTAAGccattgattaatttaattaggttatttatttatttagtttgttaaattataattcaatattaaataattaagttaGGTAAACTGGAAATTAATGCATACATTGTTTGCCTTGAAAATATAACCGCCCTATCTCAAATTCAATACCAAGACCATATAATCCAATTTCATATAAACattaaaggcttaattgcataaaaaatcaccaatttttgcgtatttttggtatttaacttggtataaaaatcatcaactttcattttttggcatattaaTCCACGAGTTgtgaaacggcgccgttttgaatgtaaaatggCGCCGATTTGCGCTAAAACAGCGTCGTTTTGCGcttaatttttcaaaggaaacggTCATGTGgacgaatatgccaaaaaatgaaagttgatgattttttatgccaagaaaaaaagattatgttaaataccaaaaacacgcgaaagttggtgatttttggtgcaattaagccAACATTAAATGGAAAACACGTAGCTTAAAaaacttatatataaatatcagcAGTTTCATTTAATAGTTTTATGAACTATTGATAACTAGATTAACAGCCTTCCAAAATACCCAACTAATGGAGCTCTAGAATTTAAAACAGTTATGAATAAAGGGTCATTGAGCCCCCAAACTTGTGACGCGGGGTCACTTACCCCCCAGattttacttttttgagcaactaacccctaAACTCTTGAATATTAGGTCAGATCACTCAtaactgtatatatttttaaaacgcgttgTGAGTGGAGCGAGGTTCGGGGGTCTCTCGTCTAGGCTTATCGCTGACTTCAGATTGAGaaaggtttgaaaaatggagtcgccacgtAGCTCAGCTACAAAATTCCTTTTATACCGACTGGGTAGATATCTCACGCTTGTATGTGAGAGCACCTTACATTGGACCAAAAGACTAGGTTCGTGGACATTCTTTTGAAACTCGTGTACTTAACTTATCGATTACATTTCTATTTACATTACATACTCAATTTATCATCTTGACATTCATGCAATTCATAGGATATTATACTGGAAATTAAACACGTCTGAAAGCAGTATAGGAGAGCACTAAACCATGTAAGACGCGCATATCACTCTATCTGAACTAGTATGTGAGGCTAGTGACAgatactcctaaacatacatctaaccctGGAATGtctatcaaaaaataaatactgGCTAGTTTGGAGCATTttgcatgcacaaagcctaaaatgGATTTCtaagtgagattgattttacCATGCCGTcttgaatgcctatacaaccttataattatattttcatggcAATCCTATGATTTCTAGGTGATTTGCTGGACTTGCTGGATTTGATTACTACTTTATGTGGTTAAGTCCTTTAACCTGTTAATATTTGGACTGGACATGCTTTTTGAAAGTGTTTATACATTGCAAGCATACACAAAATGCAGatgatatacatataaggttaaaGATACTTTTAAACTTTGCGGAGTGTCTGACACTCGATGCGATTTGGCCATCAAAGTGGTCAGAATAAGGACTCAATCACCACATGGAAGTTCCTTGTCTCTTCTATACGGATatattgatttcaaatgttaattcattaaagtatttgaaatatttttatcacataattgtaCCCAGACATATCATAAACATAAATCTTGAATGCCACGAATAAGAAATCGCAGCgagcattgagtatgttcaccaaatattagaaaataaataatttctacatgtataatagtacatgcatcacatgCATGGAAATGATTAGAGTTAAATgtaactctttggggatgagaggtctcaccaccctggcgcacaattatgtaaaaagagatttttatcgataaaatgtttttgagaaagatgttttgaaacgaactcgcgagtcacgttatgataaatgtatttattaagttgttggatttcaaacggttttggaATCTTAACGAAagatagctagacaaatactctgttaTGATAGTGGTAAATTGAGGACGACTGCACTATAAAGGACCAGGTTGTATTTTGGAATAACTGTGTTTCGTAGAATTTAGTATTGGCTAtaaggttgcgctcgagatattATTTCGTTAAGTGCGATAAGATGTTGAGGTCGGATTAGAAGGCTTATGCATTAACTTCCGATTTATTATCTGAGGAGTGTTGAATTCAGAAATTTGGTTATGCTTCACGCGTGTATACAATGTGATTTTAAAAGATGCTTTATTTTTACGGATACGATTTTTGTCcaatattttgttatttttttgtaaaaatatttttatataagctgagagatttttttttaagatttttatgttttgaaaaagggCTGGAAAATCtatcaaatttgatttaaaagtaATTATAAACTTTGCCGGTTACAcgatatcataaatttattcaaaagcAAAATTCTTCTgcgaattcaaaaaaataatggGAGTTTTAAAACATGATGTGTAAGAAGCGTGAAATTTTTCAGCGGTTTGTTATTTtcgattttgaaaataaaatggagTTTTAGATGTTAATGTTTTTAATTGGAAGTggataatattactatttaatattttgagaaaacaaaaataattttactataaaaaGGGTTTTGAGCAATAATCCACCCCGGTTCTGATTTCAAACACTGAATGAGTTTTAATTGTGACATCAACTATACATGGGAAAGCTAATGCAACTATTAGAATCAGAATCATGTTACAAAAGATAAATTGCGACTCACTTTCCTTTGTCAATATCCTTCTAACCGTCACGTGAGAAGATCTGTATGGATTAAGGATACGCCAGGATAAAGTAGCGGCATGGAAAAAGATTTTCATTTGAAAAGGGATTTTATTGACAGAAGATATGGAAAAAAGGGATGAAATTGAACAAAAAGGCGGCTGAGTGGTAACTTCAAATCCTCTTCAATCAGTCGAGCTTCTGTTGGTCGCATTCTTTAGAATGAAACTAGCCCAAAGGGCATAACGATGACAGAAGCCAGGAAGAAAGAGTCAAACACTTACTAACTCCTAATCCGGCTACAATTACACAATTTATACAGAATGCTCTCGGTTGTACTCCAAGACATGAAAATTTCTTAAGTGCCATTATTTTTACAGTATtcaatatttgattttaaagtgGCTTACTTATATTTGTTGAagagtcaattttttttttatatatttcagaTGAATGCTTgcctaataacaaaaaaatacaattgatcattaattttattttataacatccttatttttattaatgacAACTTATATTAGatacaaaatagagaaaatttatttacagaagaataaaatataaatttaattaaaaacaatattaaaaagtaaaaaataaatattttttaaaataaagtaaggGAATATTAAATCTGCTATGAAAGTGATTAATTGGTTTAAATGGTGTTAGAAGGAATAATGCATATTTCAATTGAAAGGAAAATTAATTTCATCACCTTCTCGATTATCACTCAATCaagaacaaaatgataaagttgatcgaaattctaaaaaaaaaaaaattattcctaaaacattgataataaataaaaaaactaagcTAGTGGATACGAGCAATCCGTGGCTATACCACAAAGACCTTCCTTGGACTGCACGTTTTTCTCCATTCTCACAAATCCTTTCTCTCCCCATTTCTTTCCCCACGAATTCTTCACCAGCCAATACTTTGTTGCCGTATTTGTCTGGCCATATCCGACGGCTAAAACCCCATGGTTTACATTGGTTCCACAAGCTCCTCTATAAACACCAGTGGAGTAGAACTGAAAGGTGGTTGAACCAGCATCAATCGCCACCGCCACAGGCTGATTAGCCACTGCCTTCATCAAATCTTTTTCACTGTTCGCTGGAACTTTTTGGTATCCGGTGATTGTTGCAATTCGCGAAGTCACCTTTTTAGGGTCGCATTTTTGACCGACTCCTTTGTATGGATATTTAATGTCACTAGTGATTCCACGATTGTTTATAATGAACTTAAAAGCATCCTCCATTGAACCCCCTTTACAACCTTTGTCAGCACCATTAGTGTCGCAATCTACAAGCTCTTGTACTGATAGAGATGTTAAATcgttttttgttattttacgAAGTCCTTCGGTTGCTCCCACGGCTGAGAAAGCCCAACAACTTCCTGTTCATACAAAATTAGCAAGCTATTAATATAAAAGCACAGACAGtagtaaaattttatcttaTGATTTcagtataaatttttttaattatattgaagtaatataaatcaaatttttgGTATACAAATTGAAATGTTAAAACCAAATTGTAAGATAAAAAAGTTCACTATCTCtaaaaaatttaacacataTAAATGCTACATGTTTCCAGGTGCTagtgataaatataaaaaggttccattaatttattatgaaaatataattttatgtcACTTACCGCAAGTTCCCTGATCTTTGATACTAGTAACAGCATGTTTTTCTGTCCAGTCTATGGCAGATGGTGGATAAGTAACATTTTCATACTTAAATGGTGTTACCGCCATTGATAAACTACCAGGTGACGATCTCTTATAAGTAGTCCATGAAGCTCTAAACTCTTCATTAGTTAAATCAGCAAACTGATTAATCCCTAACTTATATGATTCTTCACCACCGGTATTAAATTTCTCAATGAACTCAACATTGTTCTTgaatattttaaacctttttaatttCTCTTCGCCATTCTTATAAGACTTTCCATACTCTGCAAGCCATTGATCGTGCCTTTCCGCCATTGTTAAATCTTGAAGCTCGCGAGAGGTACACTGATTAGCAAAAATGAAGAAGAGAGCAATCGATAAACATCGAAGTGAAGCCATTTTTTCAGTTGTTGAAGCTAagtgatattttttttgtaattgtaaGTGTCTACTGAGATTGTGTTTGAGTTAATAATGAGTTGTCTTAAATAGGTTTAGAAGAGATGTTAGAACTGAAATATTCAAAGTGTTAGATCATATTTTGTGGGTAGCTCTAATAATAGAAGTGATGTGAAAGTTTTAAAACGTGACATGTGTTTCAAAATGAATATTTTGAGgctttaaatttttgaataattgaaattttatattagaTTGTTACTTGTGTGGTGAGGTGAAGATGACTGagatttatatattaaagtgtTGAATGTGGAAATAATTCAGGacatttatccaaaaatataGGGTGACTCATGAGAAGTTGTCTTTACAGAAACACTCTagtgtttttcttttaaatcaattaattaagtctaaatgaccaaaaaaggataatttttttatgaaaatttcacaaaagtccacacctttcaattttatccaatttgtcctgaaatacATGATTTTGTTCCAATTTTgtccaattatgtaattttgctcatgtggcaCCTACGTGGCATGtcacacatcagcgccacataagcaaaattgtgtagttggacaaaattgaaacgaaatcataaATTTCAGgataaattagataaatttgaaaggtttgaacttttataaaacgttcatgaaaggtttggcttttttagtcatttggccATTAATTAATCGTTGTGGCATGTCATCTTACAATAAATCATAAGAGGTGTGATATGTACAAAAAAAGAATTGtacaattataaaaagataataGATTTTAAACCTCTTACTGGTTCGttgatataaaataattattaaaaaaataatgaattaacTAAAGAAAGGGGGAATCGATGAATTTGATCAAATTTCAGGAGATAAACAATTgactttttaaatgttatggGGTTTATAATATTTCGCACCTTAACTCATGGTAATAATAA is a window of Mercurialis annua linkage group LG2, ddMerAnnu1.2, whole genome shotgun sequence DNA encoding:
- the LOC126668224 gene encoding putative RING-H2 finger protein ATL19, with amino-acid sequence MIILICMALICIILASIVALTIRIAYNCISWVIFGTHNLDLEQGYLRTSNQQRWQLNLWSDENENFDSLHHWTVEESRRKANWRRQRHSIEDLMPKVRYDDDEMEIYKSNGCVVCLNDYMENESCRILPFCKHMFHSHCIDHCRMTLKRPIIVVEDIQGANLHVAVKLKD
- the LOC126669334 gene encoding senescence-specific cysteine protease SAG39-like, with amino-acid sequence MASLRCLSIALFFIFANQCTSRELQDLTMAERHDQWLAEYGKSYKNGEEKLKRFKIFKNNVEFIEKFNTGGEESYKLGINQFADLTNEEFRASWTTYKRSSPGSLSMAVTPFKYENVTYPPSAIDWTEKHAVTSIKDQGTCGSCWAFSAVGATEGLRKITKNDLTSLSVQELVDCDTNGADKGCKGGSMEDAFKFIINNRGITSDIKYPYKGVGQKCDPKKVTSRIATITGYQKVPANSEKDLMKAVANQPVAVAIDAGSTTFQFYSTGVYRGACGTNVNHGVLAVGYGQTNTATKYWLVKNSWGKKWGEKGFVRMEKNVQSKEGLCGIATDCSYPLA